A single region of the Vicia villosa cultivar HV-30 ecotype Madison, WI linkage group LG4, Vvil1.0, whole genome shotgun sequence genome encodes:
- the LOC131599276 gene encoding uncharacterized protein LOC131599276, translating into MPSPNFEFPVFEAEEEEEEEIPDEISRLLKHEERAILPHKEPLEKINLGSEEDKKEVTIGSLLDTNIKSKLTDLLKEYVDVFAWSYQDMPGLDTNIVQHYLPLKPECPPVKQKLRRTHPDMANKIKVEVQKQLDAGFLVTSEYPQWLANIVPVPKKDGKVRMCVDYRDLNKASPKDDFPLPHIDMLVDNTAKFNVFSFMDGFSGYNQIKMAPEDMEKTSFITPWGTFCYKVMPFGLKNAGATYQRAMTTLFHDMMHKEIEVYVDDMIAKSSTEEEHIEYLLKLFQRLRKYQLRLNPNKCTFGVRSGKLLGFIVSQRGIEVDPDKVRAIQEMPAPKTEKQVRGFLGRLNYISRFISQMTATCGPIFKLLRKDQGVVWTEDCQKAFDSIKEYLLEPPILIPPVEGRPLIMYLTVLEESMGCMLGQQDETGKKEHAIYYLSKKFTDCESRYSMLEKTCCALAWASKRLRQYMINNTTWLISKMDPIKYVFEKPALTGRIARWQMLLSEYDIEYRAQKAVKGSILADHLAHQPINEYQSLKFDFPDEDVLYLKMKDCDEPLPEEGPEPGSRWGLIFDGAVNAFGNGIGAIIITPKGTHIPFSARLLFDCTNNIAEYEACIMGLEEAIDLRIKILDIYGDSALVINQIKDKWETYHPGLIPYRDYARRLLTFFNKVELHHIPRDQNRMADALATLSSMFKVNHWNDMPTVRITRLERPAYVFATEAVIDDKPWFHDIKRFLQTQEYPLGASNKDKKTLRRLSGSFFLNGDVLYKRNFDMVLLRCVDRHEADMLMHEVHEGSFGTHSNGHAMSKKILRAGYYWLTMESDCYKHVKRCHKCQIYADKIHVPPTLLNVLSSPWPFSMWGIDMIGMIEPKASNGHRFILVAIDYFTKWVEAASYANVTRQVVVRFIKNNIICRYGIPSKIITDNGSNLNNKMMKELCEEFKIEHHNSSPYRPKMNGAVEAANKNIKKIVQKMVVTYKDWHEMLPFALHGYRTSVRTSTGATPFSLVYGMEAVLPVEVEIPSMRVLMETKLSEAEWCQSRYDQLNLIEEKRMTALCHGQLYQARMKQAFNKKVRPREFQEGDLVLKKILSFQPDSRGKWSPNYEGPYVVKRTFSGGAMILATMDGDELPHPVNADAVKKYFV; encoded by the coding sequence atgccctctcccaactttgagtttcctgtgttcgaagccgaagaagaggaagaagaggagatcccggacgagatctctcgattacttaagcacgaggaaagagccattctgcctcacaaagagcctttagaaaagatcaacttgggttctgaagaagacaaaaaagaagtgaccattggatcgctgcttgatactaatatcaagagtaagttgacagaccttctcaaagaatatgttgacgtgtttgcctggtcctaccaagacatgcctgggttggataccaatattgttcagcattacttgccattgaagccagaatgtccgccagttaagcagaaattgcgaaggactcaccctgatatggctaacaagatcaaagtggaagttcaaaagcaactcgacgcaggttttcttgtcacctctgagtatcctcaatggttggctaacatagtgccagttccgaagaaagatggcaaagtcagaatgtgtgttgactaccgtgacttgaacaaagccagtccaaaagatgactttccattaccacatatcgacatgctggttgataacaccgctaagttcaacgtcttttccttcatggacgggttctccggttataatcagatcaagatggctcctgaagacatggagaagacatctttcatcaccccatggggtaccttttgctacaaagtgatgccgtttggattgaagaatgcaggcgcaacttaccaaagggcaatgactactctctttcatgacatgatgcataaagaaattgaagtttatgtggacgacatgatagccaagtccagcacagaagaagaacatattgaataccttttgaagttgtttcaacgactaaggaaatatcagcttcgcttgaatcctaacaaatgtacttttggggttagatctggaaaactcttgggtttcattgtcagccaaagaggtattgaagtagatcccgacaaagtcagagctattcaagagatgcctgcaccaaaaacagaaaagcaagtaagaggatttctcggacgattgaactatatctccagatttatctctcaaatgactgctacttgtgggccaattttcaagcttctccgcaaagatcaaggggttgtatggactgaagattgccagaaagcgttcgacagtatcaaagagtacctgttagaaccaccaatattgattcctccagttgaaggaagaccactaatcatgtaccttactgtgttggaagaatccatgggttgtatgcttggacagcaagatgaaaccggtaagaaggagcatgccatctattacttgagtaagaaattcacagactgtgagtctcgttactccatgctcgaaaaaacatgttgtgctttggcttgggcttcaaaacgtctccgccagtacatgatcaacaatactacttggttaatctccaaaatggatccgatcaagtatgtctttgaaaagcctgccttaacaggaaggattgcccgatggcaaatgctgttatccgaatatgacattgaataccgtgctcaaaaagcggtcaaaggaagcattctcgccgatcatttggcgcatcaaccaattaatgaatatcaatctctcaagtttgactttcctgatgaagatgtcttgtacttgaaaatgaaagattgtgacgaaccattaccagaagaaggtcctgagcctggatcaagatggggcctaatttttgatggagcagtaaacgcttttggcaatggaattggggcaatcatcatcactcccaagggtactcatatcccattctctgccagattgctatttgattgcaccaacaacatcgcagaatatgaagcttgtatcatgggtctcgaagaagccattgacttaaggatcaagatcctcgacatatatggagattcagccctcgtgatcaaccaaatcaaagacaagtgggaaacttaccaccctggcttgattccttacagagattatgcaagacgtctgttgactttcttcaacaaggttgaattgcatcatatacctcgagatcagaatcgaatggcagacgccttggctactctatcttccatgttcaaagtcaatcactggaatgatatgcctacagtcagaatcacgcgccttgaaaggcccgcctatgtgtttgcaactgaagcagtcatcgatgataaaccgtggttccacgacatcaaacgcttccttcaaactcaagagtacccgcttggggcatcaaacaaagataagaaaactctaaggaggctttctggcagtttcttcctgaacggggatgtgctatacaaaagaaatttcgacatggttttgctcagatgcgtggacagacacgaagcagacatgttaatgcatgaagtgcatgaagggtcctttggaactcattcaaacgggcatgcaatgtccaagaagatcttaagagcaggttactattggttgacaatggaatctgattgttacaaacacgtgaagagatgtcacaagtgccagatctacgcagataagatccatgtgccaccgactctactcaacgttctctcgtctccgtggcctttctccatgtggggtatcgacatgattggaatgatcgaaccgaaagcttcaaacggtcatcgtttcatcttggtagctattgattacttcaccaaatgggtcgaagcagcatcttacgccaatgttacaagacaagtggttgtgaggtttatcaagaataacatcatttgccgatatggtattcccagcaagatcattactgacaatggttcaaacttgaataacaagatgatgaaagaattgtgtgaggaattcaagattgagcatcataactcttctccttacagaccaaaaatgaacggcgcagttgaggctgctaacaagaacattaagaagatcgtccagaaaatggtcgtcacttacaaagactggcatgaaatgctgccatttgctttacatgggtaccgtacttcagtgcgtacttcaacaggggcaactcccttttctctagtatacggcatggaagctgtgctccccgtagaagttgaaatcccatcaatgagagtcctcatggagactaagttatcagaggctgaatggtgtcaaagcagatacgatcagttgaacttaatcgaagaaaaacgtatgactgctctatgccatggacagttataccaagcaaggatgaaacaagctttcaacaaaaaggttcgacctcgtgaatttcaagaaggcgacctcgtgcttaaaaagatcttgtcttttcaaccagattctaggggcaaatggtctcctaattacgaaggcccgtatgttgtcaaaagaacattttctggcggcgccatgattcttgcaaccatggatggtgatgaactcccacatcctgtgaatgctgatgcagtcaagaaatactttgtctaa